The Coregonus clupeaformis isolate EN_2021a chromosome 18, ASM2061545v1, whole genome shotgun sequence genome has a segment encoding these proteins:
- the LOC121550717 gene encoding forkhead box protein B2-like, with amino-acid sequence MPRPGKNSYSDQKPPYSYISLTAMAIQNSTEKMLPLSDIYKFIMDRFPYYRENTQRWQNSLRHNLSFNDCFIKIPRRPDQPGKGSFWALHPDCGDMFENGSFLRRRKRFKLLRDEHMACKSSPMMHYFHHQGKLSGGHHEHPGPAAAVGRLPHFQSYGSINCGQSGGFKHPFAIENIIGRDYKGVMTSGLPITSVMHHLGYPMPAQISSVVNSMWPHVGMLSDSMSAIPVSSEYAPFGVSMKSLYHHASGQTLPAVPVPIKPTPSMGPMPGLSGLPSGPAQLCSPSSMLEKNGSDPLEGKGNAIHPALLLS; translated from the coding sequence ATGCCTCGTCCGGGGAAGAACTCGTACAGTGACCAGAAGCCGCCTTACTCCTATATCTCTCTGACAGCCATGGCCATCCAGAACTCCACGGAGAAGATGCTCCCACTGAGCGACATCTATAAGTTCATTATGGACCGCTTCCCTTACTACCGGGAGAACACACAGCGGTGGCAGAACTCTCTGCGACACAACCTGTCCTTCAATGATTGCTTCATCAAAATCCCCCGGCGGCCCGACCAGCCGGGGAAGGGCAGCTTTTGGGCCCTGCACCCAGACTGTGGGGACATGTTCGAAAACGGCAGCTTTCTACGCAGACGGAAGCGCTTTAAACTGCTGCGGGATGAGCACATGGCCTGCAAGAGCTCCCCAATGATGCACTACTTCCACCACCAGGGCAAACTAAGTGGAGGGCATCATGAGCATCCAGGCCCCGCCGCGGCAGTGGGAAGGCTCCCCCACTTCCAGAGCTACGGCAGCATCAACTGCGGACAGTCCGGCGGCTTCAAGCACCCGTTTGCCATTGAGAACATCATAGGTCGGGACTACAAGGGCGTGATGACGAGCGGGCTGCCCATCACTTCGGTGATGCACCACCTGGGCTACCCTATGCCCGCGCAGATCAGCAGTGTGGTCAACTCAATGTGGCCGCACGTCGGCATGCTGTCAGATTCCATGAGCGCCATACCCGTCTCCTCAGAGTATGCACCCTTTGGCGTGTCCATGAAGAGTCTCTACCATCACGCCAGTGGACAGACGCTACCCGCCGTTCCCGTGCCCATCAAACCCACCCCGTCTATGGGTCCGATGCCCGGTCTTTCGGGCCTTCCGTCCGGCCCAGCGCAGCTCTGCTCCCCTTCATCCATGCTGGAGAAGAATGGTTCCGACCCTTTGGAGGGCAAGGGCAATGCGATACACCCGGCTCTCCTGCTGTCTTAA